The nucleotide sequence GCCTCCCAGCTCGTGCTGGGCAAGCACTCGGGCAGGAACGCCCTCGGCCAGCGCTACCGCGAGCTGGGATACGAGCTGGACGCCGACGACCTGGAGCGGGCCTACAAGCTGTTCAAGATGCTGGCCGACCAGAAGAAGACGGTTCTGGACGAGGACCTCATCTCCATCCTCCATCACGGCACCATGGAGGACGTGCCCCAGACCTTCAAGCTCCAGACGCTCGAGGTCCTGTGTGGCAAGCGGCAGGCGGAGGCGGAGGTGGGTCTGGCAGAGGCCGGAGCGGGCGTGCGCTCGACCCGGGCGGCGGGAGACGGTCCGATCGCGGCTGCCTTCGCCGCCATCGACGCGCTCGTCCCCGAGTTCAAGCCCGAGCTCGAGGAGCTGTCGATCCTGTCGGCGACCCCAGGGCAGGATGCGGTGGGCGAGGTCACCGTACGGGTGAAGATCAACGGCAAGACCTTCACCGGCCGCGGCGGCTCTCCGGACATCGTGGATGGCGCCGTACGGGCGTACCTGCACGCCATCAACAAGGCGGCGAGCGCCCGCGCGCTGGAGGCGCAGCAGCTCGAGAAGGCAAGCTACCTCTGGGGAGTCTGAGATGTCGAGCGGCGCCCCCGGAAAGGTCCTCCTCTACGACACCACGCTGCGCGACGGGACGCAGCGCGAGGGGCTCTCCCTCTCGGTCGAGGACAAGCTGCGCATCGCCCGCGAGCTGGACGAGTTCGGCGTGCACTACATCGAAGGGGGCTGGCCCGGCTCGAACCCGAAGGACGCCGAGTTCTTCTCCCGGGCCCGTCACCTGAACCTGAAGAACGCACGCATCACTGCCTTCGGCAGCACGCGGCACGCCCGCAACCGCTGCGAGGACGACCCGAACATCCAGGCGCTGGTCGAGGCGGAGACTCCCGTGGTGGCGCTGGTCGGGAAAACCTCCACCCTGCACGTGGAGAAGGTTCTCGAGACCACGCTGGAGGAGAACCTCCGCATGATCTCGGAGAGCATCGCCTACATGAAGGCTCTGGGGAAAGAGGTCGTCTTCGACGGGGAGCACTTCTTCGACGGCTACCGCCTCGATCCGGAATATGCCCTGGCGACCGCCCGGGCGGCGGCAGAGGCCGGAGCCGACTTCGTGGTGCTCTGCGATACGAACGGGGGCTCCCTGCCGGAGGATGTGTCCGAGATCGTGCAGGCAGTGCGCGGGGCGGTAGACGTGCCGCTGGGCATCCACACGCACAACGACGGGGGCCTCGCCGTCGCCAACGCTATGGCGGCGGTCCGCGCCGGGTGCGTCCAGGTGCAGGGAACGATCAACGGCTATGGCGAGCGCTGCGGCAACATGGATCTGGTGCCGCTGATCGCCAACCTGCAGCTCAAGCTGGGATACGAGGTGGTCGCCCCTGAGCAGCTGCGCCGCCTGACCGAAGTCTCGCACTTCGTGGCGGACCTGGTGAACCTGAACCCGGACGCCCACGCGCCGTACGTCGGCCGCAGCGCCTTCGCCCACAAGGGCGGAATTCACGTGGCTGCCGTACACAAGCTCGCGAGCAGCTACGAGCACATCGATCCGTCCCTGGTAGGCAACGAGACGCGGATCGTGGTGAGCGAGCTGGCCGGGCGCCGCAACGTGCGGATGCGCGCCGAGGCGATGGGGCTGAAGCTGGAGGGGCTCGACCGGCGCGTGCTGACCCGGATCAAGGAGCTCGAATCGCAGGGCTTCCAGTTCGAGGCCGCGGACGGGTCCTTCGAGATGCTCGTGCGCCGGATGGCGCCCGACTACGAGCCGCCGTTCACCCTGCTCGGCTATCACGTGATCGTCGACAAGCAGGGGAATTCGGGCGCCCGCGTCCACGCGATGATCAAGCTCCAGGTGGGCGAGCAGGTGATGCACACGGCGGCAGAGGGGGCCGGCCCGGTAGAGGCGATGGACCACGCCATCCGCAAGGCGCTGCTCCCGCATTACCCGGAGTTGGAGCAGGTGCACCTCGTCGATTACAAGGTGCGCATCATCGACGCCCACCTCGGCGTGGCCGCCCGCCCGCGCGTGGTGATCGAATCAGCCGCCGGCGAAGAGCGCTGGAGCACCGTCGGCTGCTCTCCAAACATCATCGAAGCCAGCTGGCAGGCTCTCTGGGATTCTCTGGAGCTGCCGCTGCTGAGGAATGCAGAGCGGCGGCAGACCGTGGAGGTGGTGGCTGGATGAGAAATCGGTTATCCGCTATCCGTTATCCGCTATCTGTTGGGGCGTCTTCCCAGGATGATCGGTCAACGGGGCGGGTTGACCATGGAAGGACGACAAGCTGTCGACGGATAAACGGATAACGGAAATCGGATAACCCTTTTTCACAGGACCTGAGGCCAAGCATCATGCCCGCACCGCGTACCCTCTTCCAGAAGATCTGGGACGACCACCTGGTCCGGCCCGAGGGCAACGGCACTCCCGCCGTGCTCTACATCGACCTGCACCTGGTGCATGAGGTGACCTCGCCACAGGCCTTCACGGAGCTGCGGCGACGCGGGCTGAAAGTGCGGCGTCCTGACCAGACGATCGCCACCATGGACCACTCCACGCCCACGACCCCTCGGGTGAACGGGGTGATCCCGGTGACCGACGCCCAGGCTGCGGCGCAGCTCCGCCAGCTCGAGCAGAATTGCGCCGATTTCGGCATTCCGCTCTTCTCGCTGGGTACGGAGAACCAGGGAATCGTGCACGTCATCGGTCCCGAGCAGGGACTCACTCAGCCGGGAATGACCATCGTCTGCGGGGACAGCCACACCAGCACGCATGGCGCCTTCGGGGCGCTCGCGTTCGGCATCGGCACCTCGGAGGTGGGGCACGTGCTCGCCACCCAATGCCTGATCCAGAACCGTCCCAGGACGATGGAGATCCGGGTCGATGGGGAGCTGCAGCCCGGCGTGACCGCCAAAGACATCATCCTGGCCATCATCGCCAAGATCGGCACCGGCGGCGGCACCGGCTACGTGGTCGAGTACACTGGCTCGGCGATCCGCTCCCTCTCCATGGAAGAGCGGATGACGATCTGCAACATGTCCATCGAGGCGGGTGCCCGGGCGGGCCTCATCGCGCCGGACGAGACGACCTTCGAGTACATCCGCGGACGTAAGCACGCGCCGAAGGGCGCCGACTGGGACGCCGCGGTCGAGAAATGGCGCACGCTGCGCACCGACGAGGGGGCGACCTACGACGCCACCGTCACCCTCGACGCGAGCGAGCTGCGCCCGATGATCACCTACGGCACCAACCCCGGCATGGGGATGCCGATCGACGGCCTCATTCCCGATCCCGCCGAGGTGGAGGACCCGGCCCAGCGCGCCAGCCTGGAGAAGGCGCTCGCCTA is from Longimicrobiaceae bacterium and encodes:
- the cimA gene encoding citramalate synthase produces the protein MSSGAPGKVLLYDTTLRDGTQREGLSLSVEDKLRIARELDEFGVHYIEGGWPGSNPKDAEFFSRARHLNLKNARITAFGSTRHARNRCEDDPNIQALVEAETPVVALVGKTSTLHVEKVLETTLEENLRMISESIAYMKALGKEVVFDGEHFFDGYRLDPEYALATARAAAEAGADFVVLCDTNGGSLPEDVSEIVQAVRGAVDVPLGIHTHNDGGLAVANAMAAVRAGCVQVQGTINGYGERCGNMDLVPLIANLQLKLGYEVVAPEQLRRLTEVSHFVADLVNLNPDAHAPYVGRSAFAHKGGIHVAAVHKLASSYEHIDPSLVGNETRIVVSELAGRRNVRMRAEAMGLKLEGLDRRVLTRIKELESQGFQFEAADGSFEMLVRRMAPDYEPPFTLLGYHVIVDKQGNSGARVHAMIKLQVGEQVMHTAAEGAGPVEAMDHAIRKALLPHYPELEQVHLVDYKVRIIDAHLGVAARPRVVIESAAGEERWSTVGCSPNIIEASWQALWDSLELPLLRNAERRQTVEVVAG
- the leuC gene encoding 3-isopropylmalate dehydratase large subunit; protein product: MPAPRTLFQKIWDDHLVRPEGNGTPAVLYIDLHLVHEVTSPQAFTELRRRGLKVRRPDQTIATMDHSTPTTPRVNGVIPVTDAQAAAQLRQLEQNCADFGIPLFSLGTENQGIVHVIGPEQGLTQPGMTIVCGDSHTSTHGAFGALAFGIGTSEVGHVLATQCLIQNRPRTMEIRVDGELQPGVTAKDIILAIIAKIGTGGGTGYVVEYTGSAIRSLSMEERMTICNMSIEAGARAGLIAPDETTFEYIRGRKHAPKGADWDAAVEKWRTLRTDEGATYDATVTLDASELRPMITYGTNPGMGMPIDGLIPDPAEVEDPAQRASLEKALAYMGLQGGVPLLGHPIDVVFVGSCTNSRITDLRLAAQALKGNRVAPGVRMMVVPGSQQVKRQAEEEGLREIFEEAGAEWREAGCSMCIAMNGDQLSPGQYAVSTSNRNFEGRQGIGGRTFLASPLTAVASAVTGRLADPRALL